Proteins from one Bradyrhizobium roseum genomic window:
- a CDS encoding aspartate/glutamate racemase family protein, whose product MSAHRRIAYQLVAPMEKTLGVAEIARRRDYLQRHAAADVEISVRSVPSGYPSIESERDVVAVAAHLLRGLQQAEAGGASAGIIGCFSDPALDAIRETVTMPVIGPGQSAIALALQLGESYSILSPLDRGAKRTRPRLRGQGLTDRLASIRGVGISVVDLAGGDNAAWDRIIATGRRCIDDGADVLVMGCMSMAFMGIERELSERLAVPVVSPVLAALKTAETMLDLRLSHSRTAWPSPPDKAYLA is encoded by the coding sequence ATGTCCGCCCATCGCCGCATCGCCTACCAGCTCGTCGCGCCGATGGAAAAGACACTCGGTGTCGCCGAGATCGCACGGCGGCGCGACTATCTGCAGCGTCATGCCGCTGCCGATGTCGAGATCTCCGTGCGGAGCGTGCCGTCCGGTTATCCCTCGATAGAGAGTGAGCGCGATGTCGTTGCCGTGGCGGCCCATCTGCTGCGCGGCCTGCAGCAGGCGGAGGCAGGGGGGGCCAGCGCCGGCATCATCGGCTGCTTCTCCGATCCCGCGCTGGATGCGATCCGCGAGACCGTGACCATGCCGGTGATCGGCCCCGGACAATCGGCGATCGCGCTCGCGCTTCAGTTGGGTGAAAGCTATTCGATCCTCTCGCCGCTCGATCGTGGCGCCAAGCGGACACGGCCCCGGCTCAGGGGGCAGGGCCTGACCGACCGGCTCGCCAGCATTCGCGGCGTCGGCATCTCCGTGGTCGATCTTGCCGGCGGTGACAACGCAGCATGGGATCGCATCATCGCGACCGGACGCCGCTGCATCGACGATGGCGCCGACGTGCTGGTGATGGGCTGCATGAGCATGGCCTTCATGGGCATCGAGCGTGAATTGTCGGAGCGGCTTGCGGTGCCGGTGGTCAGTCCGGTGCTGGCGGCGCTCAAGACCGCAGAAACCATGCTCGATCTGAGATTATCGCATTCCCGCACGGCGTGGCCGTCGCCGCCCGATAAGGCCTATCTCGCATGA
- a CDS encoding M28 family peptidase gives MDEVSADRIRAHIETIVREIPHRAAGSANGKRMAEYSRDAMKAVGLDDVVIHELPAIVSFPEHAEFRVEAPSELAIQANTLGHSLPTTEDGIRAEIVDVGGGAFSDYVGQDARGKIILTELSYSPARHEKQRIAGLKGAVGAIMMNWGHPENEAVPFGSVKPVWGNPTPENAKTEMPTIPCIGIARTAGLKLREMAKQGPVKVWFRTHVENGWRPVQITIAKLPPAASSPEQDDFVLVGGHQDSWPGEAATDNAAGNACKMELARVFMQHRDKLRRGLRFGFWTAHETGTMAGSAWYADRNWDELRRKCVAYFQIDQPACTGTTEWESHSNAELKTFHSEIEKQLLTKKISWKRSVKSGDSSFFGIGIPMFAGQGAYTTKELKATANATLGWWHHSVENRLDKMDWDLMQEHIRVYAAYLWELTTAPVLPFRFKPVAEGVIARLEEFKEPGKSVGLDGAQLSAHAFAEAATKIDAAAAAEAERFKAGRGSDAVALLLNGAMKRLSRLLVPLQSTAIGTYGHDPYGYTPQTTMIPCLYELGELSGLSDGEQRWMLETKLVRARNRVADALQDSAAIVHDALAQLK, from the coding sequence GTGGATGAGGTTTCGGCGGACAGGATTCGCGCCCATATCGAGACCATCGTGCGCGAAATCCCCCACCGGGCGGCCGGCAGCGCCAACGGTAAGCGGATGGCGGAATACAGCCGCGATGCCATGAAGGCAGTCGGCCTTGACGATGTCGTCATCCATGAGCTGCCCGCGATTGTCTCATTTCCCGAGCATGCCGAATTTCGCGTCGAGGCGCCGTCGGAGCTAGCGATCCAGGCCAACACGCTCGGCCATAGCCTGCCGACGACCGAGGACGGCATTCGCGCCGAGATCGTCGATGTGGGCGGCGGCGCGTTCTCCGACTATGTGGGCCAGGATGCCCGCGGCAAGATCATCCTCACCGAGCTGTCTTATTCTCCCGCGCGTCACGAGAAGCAGCGCATCGCCGGCCTGAAGGGCGCTGTCGGCGCCATCATGATGAATTGGGGGCATCCCGAGAACGAGGCAGTGCCGTTCGGCTCGGTGAAGCCGGTGTGGGGGAATCCGACACCGGAGAATGCCAAGACCGAGATGCCGACCATTCCGTGCATCGGTATTGCGCGCACCGCCGGCCTTAAGCTGCGCGAGATGGCGAAGCAGGGACCGGTGAAGGTCTGGTTTCGCACGCATGTCGAGAACGGCTGGCGCCCGGTGCAAATCACCATCGCCAAGCTGCCGCCGGCCGCGAGCTCGCCGGAGCAGGATGACTTTGTTCTCGTCGGCGGTCACCAGGACAGTTGGCCCGGCGAGGCCGCGACTGACAACGCCGCCGGCAATGCCTGCAAGATGGAGCTGGCGCGCGTCTTCATGCAGCACCGCGACAAGCTCCGCCGCGGCCTGCGCTTCGGCTTCTGGACCGCGCACGAGACCGGCACCATGGCGGGCTCGGCCTGGTACGCCGATCGCAACTGGGACGAACTGCGCCGCAAATGCGTGGCCTATTTCCAGATCGACCAGCCCGCCTGCACCGGCACCACCGAATGGGAGAGTCATTCGAACGCCGAGCTGAAGACCTTCCACAGCGAGATCGAGAAGCAACTGCTGACCAAGAAGATCAGCTGGAAGCGCTCGGTGAAATCGGGCGATTCCAGCTTCTTCGGCATCGGCATTCCGATGTTCGCCGGCCAGGGCGCCTATACGACGAAGGAGCTGAAGGCGACGGCGAACGCCACGCTCGGCTGGTGGCACCATTCGGTGGAGAACCGGCTCGACAAGATGGACTGGGACTTGATGCAGGAGCACATCCGCGTCTACGCCGCCTATCTGTGGGAGCTGACCACCGCGCCGGTGCTGCCGTTCCGCTTCAAGCCGGTGGCCGAGGGGGTGATCGCGCGGCTCGAGGAGTTCAAGGAGCCGGGCAAATCGGTCGGGCTCGATGGTGCGCAGCTCAGCGCGCATGCCTTCGCCGAGGCCGCCACCAAGATCGATGCCGCCGCAGCGGCCGAGGCCGAGCGCTTCAAGGCCGGCAGGGGCTCGGACGCGGTAGCGCTGCTGTTGAACGGCGCGATGAAGCGGCTGTCGCGGCTGTTGGTGCCGCTGCAGTCGACCGCCATCGGCACATACGGCCATGATCCTTACGGCTACACGCCGCAGACCACGATGATTCCCTGTCTCTATGAGCTCGGTGAATTGTCGGGGCTCTCGGACGGCGAGCAGCGCTGGATGCTGGAGACCAAGCTGGTCCGGGCGCGCAACCGGGTCGCCGACGCGCTGCAGGACTCCGCCGCCATCGTCCATGACGCACTCGCACAATTGAAATAG
- a CDS encoding GntR family transcriptional regulator, with protein sequence MTSNVLRLSEHPPLRRDQAFERLRDAIITGHFAPGARLIERELCEAMGVSRTSIREVLRRLEAEQLIEVEPRKGPIVARLTRKQVEEIYEVRAMLEAAIVRRFTIEASAENIAALKRIYETLSRVRDQGDVVAIVNTTRQFIEYMMSVVDHELIGDMLRKLNARISVARVLAISVPGRLQQSARELEIVMEAIERRDAEGAAQSLMNYVRNAGDAALKHLDDASA encoded by the coding sequence ATGACGAGCAACGTTCTCAGACTCAGCGAACATCCCCCGTTGCGGCGTGATCAGGCCTTCGAACGGCTGCGCGATGCCATCATCACTGGGCATTTCGCGCCGGGCGCCCGTCTGATCGAGCGCGAGCTGTGCGAGGCGATGGGCGTGAGCCGGACCTCGATCCGCGAGGTGCTGCGACGACTGGAAGCGGAGCAGCTGATCGAGGTCGAGCCGCGCAAGGGTCCGATCGTGGCCCGCCTGACCCGCAAGCAGGTCGAGGAGATCTACGAGGTGCGCGCGATGCTGGAGGCGGCGATCGTGCGCCGTTTCACCATTGAGGCCAGCGCGGAGAACATCGCCGCGCTGAAGCGCATCTACGAAACCTTGAGCCGGGTGCGCGACCAGGGCGATGTCGTGGCCATCGTCAACACCACGCGGCAGTTCATCGAATACATGATGAGCGTGGTCGATCACGAGCTGATCGGCGACATGCTGCGGAAGCTGAACGCCCGCATCAGCGTCGCGCGCGTGCTGGCGATTTCCGTACCCGGCCGACTGCAACAGAGCGCGCGGGAGCTCGAGATCGTCATGGAAGCGATCGAGCGCCGCGACGCCGAAGGCGCGGCGCAGAGCCTGATGAACTATGTCCGCAATGCCGGCGACGCCGCGCTCAAGCATCTCGATGACGCCTCTGCCTGA
- a CDS encoding RidA family protein: MNIIRNIRTPIMHRVVEANGLVFVGGTIADDTSISMGEQTRNILGKIAGYLKEAGTDPSRVVSASVFVTDLSKKKEMDAAWIDFFGNDLPTRATVGVADLGGGALIEVVVTALKD; encoded by the coding sequence ATGAACATCATCCGCAACATCCGTACGCCGATCATGCACCGTGTCGTTGAGGCCAATGGGCTTGTGTTCGTCGGCGGTACGATCGCCGATGACACCAGCATTTCCATGGGCGAGCAGACCCGCAACATCCTCGGCAAGATCGCCGGCTATCTGAAAGAGGCGGGGACGGACCCGTCCCGCGTTGTCAGCGCCTCGGTCTTCGTCACCGATCTGTCGAAGAAAAAGGAGATGGACGCGGCCTGGATCGACTTTTTTGGTAACGATCTCCCGACGCGAGCAACGGTCGGTGTAGCCGATCTCGGTGGCGGCGCCTTGATCGAGGTCGTGGTCACAGCGCTCAAAGACTGA
- a CDS encoding NAD(P)/FAD-dependent oxidoreductase, with the protein MTKLADAIIVGGGIHGCSTALHMCLAGMKPVLIEKDYAGRHASGVNAGGVRQLARHVAEIPLSIRAMGIWERIEALVDDTCGFESHGQVLVAENDAEFDACRARVAELNALGFTHEELIDGPELRRLVPAVSESCPGGVVSRRDGAADPARTTTAIRRKAGALGATVREGMAATNIRKEDGQWRVDVGADTYAAPVLVNAAGAWAGRIAADLGEPVPVETVAPMLMITSRVPHFIDPVVILRGRKLSFKQFANGTVLIGGGHLATPDQDRNETVLDWRSLAISARTVFELFPVMRSATIVRAWAGIEARTRDDLPVLGPSARHAGLFHQFGFSLHGFQLGPGAGAVMMELIANGGTQTRIGDLGIDRFHPSTP; encoded by the coding sequence ATGACGAAGCTCGCGGATGCCATCATCGTCGGTGGCGGCATCCACGGATGCTCGACCGCGCTTCACATGTGCCTCGCGGGCATGAAGCCGGTGCTGATCGAGAAGGACTATGCCGGCCGCCACGCCTCAGGCGTGAATGCCGGCGGCGTCCGCCAGCTCGCAAGGCATGTCGCGGAGATCCCGCTCTCGATCCGCGCGATGGGAATTTGGGAGCGGATTGAAGCGCTGGTCGACGATACCTGCGGCTTCGAAAGCCATGGTCAGGTGCTGGTCGCCGAGAACGACGCCGAATTCGATGCATGCCGCGCGCGCGTCGCCGAGCTGAACGCGCTCGGCTTCACCCATGAGGAGCTGATCGACGGCCCGGAACTGCGGCGGCTGGTGCCGGCGGTGTCCGAGAGCTGCCCGGGCGGCGTGGTGTCGCGACGCGATGGCGCCGCCGATCCGGCCCGAACCACCACCGCGATTCGCCGCAAGGCAGGAGCGCTCGGCGCAACCGTTCGTGAGGGCATGGCTGCGACCAACATTCGAAAAGAAGACGGGCAGTGGCGGGTGGATGTCGGCGCCGATACCTATGCGGCGCCGGTGCTCGTCAATGCCGCCGGCGCCTGGGCCGGCCGTATTGCCGCAGATCTTGGCGAACCGGTGCCGGTTGAAACCGTGGCGCCGATGCTGATGATCACCTCCCGCGTGCCGCACTTCATCGATCCCGTCGTGATCCTGCGGGGCCGTAAACTCTCCTTCAAGCAGTTCGCCAACGGCACGGTGCTGATCGGTGGCGGCCATCTGGCGACGCCGGACCAGGACCGCAACGAGACCGTGCTGGACTGGCGCAGCCTCGCCATCAGCGCGCGCACCGTGTTCGAGCTATTTCCTGTGATGCGCAGCGCCACCATCGTCCGCGCCTGGGCCGGTATCGAGGCGCGGACGCGCGATGATCTGCCCGTGCTAGGCCCCAGCGCCCGCCACGCGGGGCTCTTTCACCAGTTCGGCTTTTCGCTGCATGGCTTCCAGCTCGGCCCCGGCGCCGGCGCCGTGATGATGGAACTGATCGCCAACGGTGGCACGCAGACACGGATCGGCGATCTCGGCATCGACCGCTTTCATCCTTCCACCCCCTAG
- a CDS encoding FAD/NAD(P)-dependent oxidoreductase, with protein MNATPRRDSYDVVVVGAGPAGLAAAAIAAEAGLSTLLLDENAGPGGQVWRAIDSTPVTERNRLGVDYWAGADLVQAMRSSGAEIIQRATVWSLDRNREVGISVGGVSAFVKARRVILATGALERPFPIPGWTLPGVMTAGAAQTMLKSSALVPDGPTVIAGQGPLLWLLAAQILRLGGRIDRILDTTERRNYLAALPHAFAFMTSPYFAKGLALMKEVRAKVPVVTGVSELAAAGDGQLATVTYTSGGRRETIPVQLLLLHQGVVPNVNLAMAAGIEHRWDDPQLCWSPVLDHDGNTSVEGIAIAGDGAGIGGAGAAIVRGRIAARAAAEALAPAVAAKLAPMATFRVSLARAERGRTFLDTLFRPGRQFRIPSGDTIVCRCEEVSAKDVLDAVAIGATGPNQLKAYRRTGMGPCQGRLCGLTVTELMAQARGKTPQEIGYFRLRAPVKPITLAELAAGPKTETDVQAVVRG; from the coding sequence ATGAACGCGACCCCCAGGCGTGACAGCTATGACGTCGTCGTCGTCGGGGCAGGGCCTGCCGGGCTCGCCGCCGCTGCGATCGCGGCCGAGGCTGGTCTCTCGACGCTGCTGCTTGATGAGAATGCCGGTCCCGGCGGTCAGGTCTGGCGCGCTATCGACTCGACTCCGGTGACGGAACGAAATCGCCTCGGTGTCGACTATTGGGCGGGTGCGGACCTCGTCCAGGCGATGCGATCGAGCGGCGCCGAGATCATCCAGCGCGCGACGGTCTGGAGCCTTGACCGCAATCGCGAAGTCGGTATCTCCGTGGGCGGCGTCTCCGCCTTCGTCAAGGCGCGTCGTGTGATTCTGGCCACGGGTGCGCTCGAGCGGCCGTTTCCGATTCCCGGCTGGACCCTTCCGGGGGTAATGACCGCAGGCGCCGCGCAGACGATGCTGAAGTCCTCAGCGCTCGTGCCGGACGGGCCCACGGTGATCGCAGGCCAGGGACCGCTGCTGTGGCTGCTGGCGGCGCAGATCCTGCGCCTTGGCGGTCGCATCGACCGCATCCTCGATACGACGGAACGTCGAAACTATCTTGCCGCGCTGCCTCACGCCTTCGCCTTCATGACGTCGCCCTACTTCGCAAAGGGCCTCGCCTTGATGAAGGAGGTGAGGGCGAAAGTGCCTGTGGTGACCGGCGTGAGCGAACTCGCTGCGGCCGGCGACGGCCAACTCGCAACCGTAACTTATACGTCCGGCGGCCGACGCGAGACGATCCCGGTTCAGCTATTGCTGCTGCATCAGGGCGTGGTGCCCAACGTCAATCTCGCCATGGCGGCTGGGATCGAGCATCGCTGGGACGACCCGCAGCTCTGCTGGTCGCCGGTGCTCGACCACGACGGCAACACATCGGTCGAAGGCATCGCCATCGCCGGCGATGGCGCCGGGATCGGCGGCGCGGGAGCCGCCATTGTTCGCGGCCGTATCGCCGCGAGAGCTGCGGCGGAAGCGCTGGCACCTGCGGTTGCTGCCAAGCTCGCACCGATGGCAACCTTCAGGGTATCGCTGGCCAGGGCCGAGCGCGGCCGCACCTTCCTCGACACGTTGTTCCGTCCCGGCCGGCAGTTTCGCATCCCCTCGGGCGACACCATCGTCTGCCGCTGCGAAGAGGTATCGGCCAAGGACGTTCTCGACGCCGTCGCGATCGGTGCGACCGGTCCCAACCAGCTCAAGGCCTATCGCCGCACCGGCATGGGCCCTTGCCAGGGTCGGCTTTGCGGTCTGACCGTCACTGAATTGATGGCGCAAGCCCGTGGCAAGACTCCCCAGGAGATCGGTTATTTCCGGCTGCGCGCGCCGGTGAAGCCGATCACGCTCGCGGAACTGGCGGCGGGGCCGAAGACGGAGACCGACGTCCAGGCCGTGGTGCGCGGATGA
- a CDS encoding (2Fe-2S)-binding protein, producing the protein MFKRTDQDSRQSVHIVVDGAAVEAREGDTVSAALLASGRDVRRATAVSGAPRLPYCMMGVCFDCLVTIDGVGNRQGCLVPVAEGMQIEIQKGKREIGQ; encoded by the coding sequence ATGTTCAAGCGAACCGATCAGGACAGCAGACAATCCGTGCACATCGTCGTGGACGGGGCCGCCGTCGAGGCGCGCGAGGGCGATACGGTTTCCGCAGCCCTGCTCGCCTCCGGCCGTGACGTTCGCCGCGCGACCGCGGTAAGCGGTGCGCCGCGCCTGCCCTATTGCATGATGGGGGTGTGCTTCGACTGCCTCGTCACCATCGATGGCGTCGGCAATCGTCAAGGCTGCCTGGTGCCTGTCGCCGAGGGCATGCAGATCGAAATTCAGAAGGGCAAGCGGGAGATCGGCCAATGA
- a CDS encoding NAD(P)/FAD-dependent oxidoreductase, with product MSKDYDVAIVGGGLLGSAIAWGLGRLGKTVVVLDEGDIAKRASRANFALVWVQSKGLGMPAYTGWTMRASETWGKLAAELKDQTGLDVALQQNGGFHLTLGEGEFAQRAQLVTRMHNQVGAADYRMEMLSAPEVKKMLPLVGPEVSGGSFCPLDGHVNSLRTFRAFHTGLKLFGVDYFPERPVSAIGRSGGEFRLSTSQGEIRAGKVVLSAGNANQSLAPMVGLSAPMGPTRGQIVVTERTVPFLPHPLTTIRQTDEGTVMIGDSKEDQLDDRTLNHSVSAVMADRAQRMFPHLARLNVVRTWSGIRVMPQDGFPIYDQSESEPGAFVTCCHSGVTLASNHAFDIARMVAAGALEPELVGAFSARRFDTNHAATSSGYY from the coding sequence ATGTCAAAGGATTATGACGTCGCCATCGTGGGCGGCGGCCTGCTCGGCTCCGCTATCGCCTGGGGGCTCGGCCGGCTCGGCAAGACGGTCGTCGTTCTCGACGAGGGCGACATTGCCAAGCGCGCCTCGCGGGCAAACTTCGCGCTGGTCTGGGTGCAGAGCAAGGGGCTCGGCATGCCGGCCTACACCGGCTGGACAATGCGGGCGTCCGAAACCTGGGGTAAGCTTGCCGCCGAATTGAAGGATCAGACCGGGCTCGACGTCGCCCTGCAGCAGAACGGCGGCTTTCACCTGACCCTCGGGGAGGGCGAGTTCGCGCAGCGCGCCCAGCTCGTCACGCGCATGCACAACCAGGTGGGCGCGGCCGACTACAGGATGGAAATGCTGTCGGCGCCGGAGGTGAAGAAGATGCTCCCGCTGGTCGGCCCTGAGGTCTCCGGCGGCAGCTTCTGTCCGCTGGACGGGCACGTGAATTCGCTGCGCACCTTCCGCGCCTTCCACACCGGACTGAAGCTGTTCGGCGTCGACTATTTCCCGGAGCGGCCGGTCTCGGCGATTGGCCGGAGCGGCGGCGAGTTCCGGCTGTCGACATCGCAGGGCGAGATCCGCGCCGGCAAGGTCGTGCTCTCCGCCGGCAACGCCAACCAGTCGCTCGCACCGATGGTCGGCCTGTCGGCGCCGATGGGCCCGACCCGCGGCCAGATCGTGGTGACCGAGCGCACCGTGCCGTTCCTGCCGCATCCCTTGACCACCATTCGCCAGACCGACGAGGGCACCGTGATGATAGGCGACAGCAAGGAAGATCAGCTCGACGATCGCACGCTGAACCATTCGGTCAGCGCCGTGATGGCGGATCGGGCGCAGCGCATGTTCCCGCATCTGGCCCGCCTCAACGTCGTGCGGACCTGGTCCGGTATCCGCGTGATGCCGCAGGATGGATTTCCGATCTACGATCAGTCGGAGAGCGAGCCGGGTGCTTTCGTCACCTGCTGTCATTCCGGCGTGACGCTCGCTTCCAACCACGCCTTCGATATTGCCCGGATGGTGGCGGCGGGCGCGCTCGAACCGGAACTCGTCGGCGCGTTCTCGGCCCGCCGCTTCGACACCAACCATGCGGCGACGAGCAGCGGCTACTACTGA
- a CDS encoding ABC transporter permease: MRTNGPLALIFHTIFVVVMLAPIVVVCLVAFTPEGYLSAPTTSFSLRWFRAIAAYPEFVHAFWVSLGLGALSSLVALLFAVPAALAIARYHFRGREALAALFLSPLMIPHVVLGIAFLRFFTAIGMGGSFTGLLVAHVVVVFPFVLRLTLAAATGMDRSIEMAAVSLGAGSWTLFRRVTLPLILPGVISGWALAFIQSFDDLTMTVFLATPGTETLPVRMFLYIQDNIDPLVTSVSASVIAITMTALMLLDRFYGLDRVLAGKSDPGR; encoded by the coding sequence ATGAGGACGAACGGCCCGCTCGCGCTCATCTTTCATACGATCTTCGTCGTCGTCATGCTGGCGCCGATCGTGGTGGTGTGCCTCGTCGCTTTCACGCCCGAGGGCTACCTCTCGGCGCCCACCACCAGTTTCTCGCTGCGCTGGTTCAGGGCGATCGCGGCTTATCCCGAGTTCGTCCATGCCTTCTGGGTCAGCCTCGGGTTAGGTGCGCTGTCCTCGTTGGTGGCGCTGCTGTTTGCGGTGCCGGCGGCGCTTGCTATCGCCCGTTATCATTTTCGGGGCCGCGAGGCCCTCGCAGCGCTCTTCCTCTCGCCGCTGATGATCCCGCATGTGGTGCTGGGGATCGCCTTCCTGCGCTTCTTCACCGCGATCGGCATGGGCGGCAGTTTCACAGGGTTGCTGGTCGCTCATGTGGTGGTGGTGTTCCCGTTCGTACTCCGGCTGACGCTGGCCGCGGCAACCGGCATGGACCGCTCGATCGAGATGGCCGCGGTTTCGCTCGGCGCCGGCAGCTGGACGTTGTTCCGGCGCGTGACCTTGCCGCTGATCCTGCCGGGCGTCATCAGCGGCTGGGCGCTGGCCTTCATTCAGTCCTTTGACGATCTGACCATGACCGTCTTCCTGGCCACGCCCGGCACCGAGACGCTGCCCGTTCGCATGTTTCTCTACATCCAGGACAACATCGATCCGCTGGTGACCTCCGTCTCGGCCAGCGTGATCGCGATCACCATGACCGCCCTGATGCTGCTCGACCGCTTCTATGGGCTCGACCGCGTGCTCGCCGGCAAGAGCGATCCGGGACGTTAG
- a CDS encoding ABC transporter permease, with product MSAAVDTAPANTAPASDTRDAHTAWALTAPALMLFVGVLMIPLAMTVMLSFHDWGQYKGIEPVFILKNWHEVATDPYYAEMFWRTFRIALLTTLITALFGAPEAYILNRMSGRWKSFFVLVILGPLLISVVARTLGWALLFGGNNGLVNKLLMSLGLIGSPLPFMFTETGMVVALAHVMMPFMVLSVWAALQRVDPQIENAALSLGAGPLTIIRRIVLPQIMPGVLSGAIIVFSLSASAFATPAIIGGRRLKVAATLAYDEFLNTLNWPLGAAVAVLLLAALVLIVVGSNALIERRYAEVFR from the coding sequence ATGAGCGCGGCCGTCGACACGGCACCGGCGAACACGGCACCGGCGTCGGACACACGCGATGCGCACACGGCATGGGCGCTCACCGCGCCGGCGCTGATGCTGTTCGTCGGCGTGCTGATGATCCCGCTTGCCATGACGGTGATGCTCTCGTTCCACGACTGGGGGCAATACAAAGGCATCGAGCCGGTCTTCATCCTGAAGAACTGGCACGAGGTCGCGACCGATCCGTATTATGCCGAGATGTTCTGGCGGACCTTCCGCATCGCACTGCTGACGACGCTGATCACCGCTTTGTTCGGCGCGCCGGAGGCCTATATTCTCAATCGCATGAGCGGACGCTGGAAGAGCTTCTTCGTGCTCGTGATCCTCGGCCCGTTGCTGATCTCGGTGGTGGCGCGCACGCTAGGCTGGGCGCTTCTGTTCGGCGGCAACAATGGCCTCGTCAACAAACTCCTGATGTCGCTTGGGCTGATCGGCTCGCCGCTGCCCTTCATGTTCACCGAAACCGGCATGGTCGTCGCACTGGCGCATGTGATGATGCCGTTCATGGTGCTGTCGGTCTGGGCCGCGCTGCAGCGCGTCGACCCGCAAATCGAGAATGCGGCGTTGTCGCTCGGCGCCGGTCCGCTGACGATCATCCGCCGCATCGTGCTGCCGCAGATCATGCCGGGCGTGTTGTCGGGCGCGATCATCGTGTTCTCGCTGTCCGCCAGCGCCTTTGCGACGCCCGCCATCATCGGCGGCCGACGGCTCAAGGTCGCGGCGACGCTCGCCTATGACGAGTTTCTCAATACGCTGAACTGGCCGCTGGGCGCGGCCGTCGCGGTGCTGCTTCTGGCGGCGCTGGTGCTGATCGTCGTCGGCAGCAACGCGCTGATCGAGCGACGCTATGCCGAGGTGTTCCGATGA
- a CDS encoding ABC transporter ATP-binding protein, translated as MAHLELDRVSKQFAAQTVVDDFSLAVGKGEFVSFLGPSGCGKTTTLQMIAGFLDPSGGAIRLEGRDLTAVHPAKRGLGVVFQSYALFPHMTAAENVAFGLEMRRVPRAECRERVRATLAMVGLAGYEDRYPRRMSGGQQQRVALARALVIRPSVLLLDEPLSNLDAKLREDMQIELRQIQRTIGTTTILVTHDQNEAMSLSDRIVVMSQGRIEQIGTPQETYERPASAFVSQFLGKTNDFAATIAPTAAPARLVAGSWSAPAPIGVVGPVTISIRPERIGFGDAGLAAKIVTRIFQGNHWLFQCESECGSVIVIRQNDGQPQPAEGEAVRLDWRPEDMSLRGAGGGA; from the coding sequence ATGGCCCATCTCGAGCTCGATCGCGTCAGCAAGCAGTTCGCGGCGCAGACCGTCGTCGACGACTTCAGCCTTGCGGTAGGCAAGGGGGAGTTCGTCTCCTTTCTCGGTCCCTCGGGCTGCGGCAAGACCACGACCTTACAGATGATCGCGGGTTTTCTCGATCCCTCGGGCGGTGCGATCCGTCTCGAGGGACGCGACCTGACCGCGGTGCATCCGGCCAAGCGCGGGCTCGGCGTCGTATTTCAGAGCTATGCGCTGTTCCCGCATATGACGGCGGCCGAGAACGTCGCCTTCGGCCTCGAGATGCGGCGCGTGCCGCGGGCCGAGTGCCGCGAGCGCGTGCGTGCCACGCTGGCGATGGTCGGGCTCGCCGGTTACGAGGACCGCTATCCGCGCCGGATGTCCGGTGGCCAGCAGCAGCGCGTGGCGCTCGCCCGCGCGCTGGTGATCCGGCCGAGCGTGCTGTTGCTCGATGAGCCGCTCTCGAATCTGGATGCCAAGCTGCGCGAGGACATGCAGATCGAGCTGCGCCAGATCCAGCGCACCATCGGCACCACCACGATTTTGGTCACGCACGATCAGAACGAGGCGATGTCGCTGTCCGACCGGATCGTGGTCATGAGCCAGGGCCGCATCGAGCAGATCGGCACACCGCAGGAGACCTATGAGCGGCCGGCTTCCGCTTTCGTGTCCCAGTTTCTGGGCAAGACCAACGATTTCGCTGCGACGATCGCTCCGACGGCCGCTCCGGCGCGGCTCGTCGCCGGCTCCTGGAGTGCGCCCGCGCCGATAGGTGTCGTCGGTCCCGTGACGATCAGCATCCGCCCCGAGCGGATCGGCTTCGGCGACGCGGGGCTCGCGGCGAAGATCGTGACCCGCATCTTCCAGGGCAATCACTGGCTATTTCAGTGCGAGAGCGAATGTGGCTCCGTAATTGTGATCCGCCAAAACGACGGCCAGCCGCAGCCCGCCGAGGGCGAGGCTGTTCGACTGGACTGGCGGCCGGAAGACATGAGCCTGCGTGGCGCAGGGGGTGGCGCATGA